One Kineococcus aurantiacus genomic window carries:
- a CDS encoding TetR/AcrR family transcriptional regulator, with amino-acid sequence MSATDVRPDRERIVEAADRLFNARGVQAVGMDAVRAASGVPLKRLYAAFSSKDDLVLAVLRRREGTWGEGIAATAAGATGARERLLAVYDFLDAWFRSDDFRGCGFINTYGELGGVSPEVADAVRTQKLSFQRYVAALVDELGAPPALAAQLALLAEGAQTTAAIDGRPDAAAQARAAAEVLIDAALRPPR; translated from the coding sequence ATGTCGGCGACGGACGTGCGACCGGACCGTGAACGGATCGTCGAGGCCGCCGACCGCCTCTTCAACGCCCGCGGCGTGCAGGCCGTCGGCATGGACGCGGTCCGCGCGGCCTCCGGTGTCCCCCTCAAGCGCCTCTACGCCGCGTTCTCCTCCAAGGACGACCTCGTCCTGGCCGTCCTGCGCCGGCGCGAGGGGACGTGGGGGGAGGGCATCGCCGCCACGGCCGCCGGCGCGACCGGGGCCCGGGAACGGCTGCTGGCGGTCTACGACTTCCTCGACGCCTGGTTCCGCAGCGACGACTTCCGCGGCTGCGGGTTCATCAACACCTACGGCGAGCTGGGCGGGGTCTCCCCCGAGGTCGCCGACGCCGTCCGCACCCAGAAGCTGTCGTTCCAGCGGTACGTCGCCGCGCTCGTCGACGAGCTGGGCGCGCCGCCGGCGCTGGCGGCGCAGCTGGCCCTGCTGGCCGAGGGCGCCCAGACGACCGCGGCCATCGACGGGCGGCCCGACGCCGCCGCGCAGGCCCGCGCGGCGGCGGAGGTCCTCATCGACGCGGCGCTGCGCCCGCCCCGGTGA
- a CDS encoding alpha/beta fold hydrolase produces the protein MGHITVGQENSTPVELYYEDHGTGQPVVLIHGYPLDGSSWERQTRELRAAGYRTITYDRRGFGRSSKVETGYDYDTFAADLNAVLTTLDLTDVVLVGFSMGTGELARYAKLFGTERIAKFAFLASLEPGMLGQGVDPALFDGIAASARADRFAWFTEFYANFYNLDENLGKRISQEAVTASWNTATGSAPVAAYAVVPSWIEDFTADVEAVRASGKPALIVHGTGDRILPVEATGRPFHAALPDAEYHEVDGAPHGMLWTHAEEVNSVLLPFVQK, from the coding sequence ATGGGCCACATCACCGTCGGTCAGGAGAACTCGACCCCCGTCGAGCTGTACTACGAGGACCACGGCACCGGGCAGCCGGTCGTCCTCATCCACGGCTACCCCCTCGACGGCTCGTCCTGGGAGCGCCAGACGCGCGAGCTGCGCGCCGCCGGCTACCGCACGATCACGTACGACCGCCGCGGCTTCGGCCGCTCGTCCAAGGTCGAGACGGGCTACGACTACGACACCTTCGCGGCCGACCTGAACGCCGTCCTCACCACGCTGGACCTGACCGACGTCGTCCTCGTCGGGTTCTCCATGGGCACCGGCGAACTGGCCCGCTACGCCAAGCTGTTCGGCACCGAGCGCATCGCCAAGTTCGCGTTCCTGGCCTCCCTCGAACCGGGGATGCTGGGCCAGGGCGTCGACCCGGCGCTGTTCGACGGCATCGCCGCGAGCGCCAGGGCCGACCGGTTCGCCTGGTTCACCGAGTTCTACGCGAACTTCTACAACCTCGACGAGAACCTCGGGAAGCGGATCTCGCAGGAGGCCGTGACGGCCAGCTGGAACACCGCCACCGGCAGCGCCCCGGTCGCCGCCTACGCCGTCGTCCCGTCCTGGATCGAGGACTTCACCGCCGACGTCGAGGCCGTGCGCGCCAGCGGCAAGCCCGCGCTCATCGTCCACGGCACGGGTGACCGGATCCTGCCCGTCGAGGCGACGGGCCGCCCGTTCCACGCCGCGCTGCCCGACGCGGAGTACCACGAGGTCGACGGCGCCCCGCACGGGATGCTGTGGACCCACGCCGAGGAGGTCAACTCCGTCCTCCTGCCGTTCGTGCAGAAGTAG
- a CDS encoding zinc-binding dehydrogenase, translating into MLTTQVVLPGTVEPEGLLVQRTELPDPGPGQALVAVEASGVSFAEQQMRRGKYYDQPAFPFVPGYDLVGTVVRVGPGTPGDLVGHRVAAVTKTGGWAAHALVDAGDLVPVPDGVDPAEAATLVVNGLTAWSMLHRSARVRAGQTVLVHGANGGVGTVLAQLAVLAGARVLGTASPRHHDALRELGVEPVDYRGDVEAQVRELAPDGVDAVFDHVGGEVLGVSHRLLRRGGTLVSYGTAATRDVAGNPTLPVLELLVRLQWWDLRPGGHRATFFNVWAGRRNRARFQARVREDLGQVLALLAQGRIRTHVAATFPLERAAEALRLAESRTVVGKVVLLPAGTPDGGTTSARTAGGRS; encoded by the coding sequence GTGCTCACCACCCAGGTCGTCCTGCCCGGCACCGTCGAACCCGAGGGCCTGCTCGTGCAGCGGACCGAACTGCCCGACCCCGGCCCCGGGCAGGCCCTCGTCGCCGTGGAGGCCAGCGGCGTCTCCTTCGCCGAGCAGCAGATGCGGCGCGGGAAGTACTACGACCAGCCCGCCTTCCCGTTCGTCCCCGGCTACGACCTCGTCGGCACCGTCGTGCGCGTGGGCCCGGGGACCCCCGGCGACCTCGTCGGCCACCGGGTCGCGGCCGTGACGAAGACCGGCGGGTGGGCCGCCCACGCCCTCGTCGACGCCGGCGACCTCGTGCCCGTGCCCGACGGCGTCGACCCCGCCGAGGCCGCCACGCTCGTCGTGAACGGCCTCACGGCCTGGTCGATGCTGCACCGCAGCGCGCGGGTCCGCGCCGGGCAGACGGTCCTCGTCCACGGCGCCAACGGCGGCGTGGGGACCGTCCTGGCGCAGCTGGCCGTCCTCGCCGGGGCCCGCGTCCTGGGGACCGCCTCCCCCCGGCACCACGACGCGCTGCGGGAGCTCGGGGTGGAACCCGTCGACTACCGCGGCGACGTCGAGGCGCAGGTCCGGGAACTGGCCCCCGACGGGGTCGACGCCGTGTTCGACCACGTCGGCGGCGAGGTGCTCGGCGTCTCCCACCGGCTGCTGCGCCGCGGCGGGACCCTCGTCTCCTACGGCACCGCCGCCACCCGCGACGTCGCCGGGAACCCCACCCTGCCCGTCCTGGAACTCCTCGTGCGCCTGCAGTGGTGGGACCTGCGCCCCGGCGGGCACCGCGCGACGTTCTTCAACGTGTGGGCCGGCCGGCGGAACCGCGCGCGGTTCCAGGCCCGGGTCCGCGAGGACCTCGGCCAGGTGCTCGCCCTGCTGGCGCAGGGCCGGATCCGCACCCACGTGGCCGCGACGTTCCCGCTGGAGCGGGCCGCCGAGGCGCTGCGCCTGGCGGAGTCGAGGACCGTCGTGGGCAAGGTCGTCCTGCTGCCCGCCGGGACGCCGGACGGCGGGACTACTTCTGCACGAACGGCAGGAGGACGGAGTTGA
- a CDS encoding Clp protease N-terminal domain-containing protein, translated as MFERFTQPARSAVTAAQDEARALGHERIGDAHVLLGLLVTPGLAQRLLAEAGADLARVRELVRAPADETEALRSLGIDLEEVRRRAEESFGPGALERGPRRRRLFGRGAPSTHVPFDRSGKKVLEDSLRAALSLRHKTIGTEHLLLAILGRPEGAAAGVLRAAGVDLDRETATERVLREVRRSA; from the coding sequence GTGTTCGAACGCTTCACCCAGCCCGCGCGCTCCGCCGTGACCGCCGCCCAGGACGAGGCCCGCGCCCTCGGGCACGAGCGCATCGGCGACGCGCACGTCCTGCTGGGGCTCCTGGTGACCCCCGGCCTGGCGCAGCGCCTCCTGGCCGAGGCGGGGGCGGACCTGGCCAGGGTCCGCGAGCTCGTCCGCGCACCGGCCGACGAGACCGAGGCGTTGCGCAGCCTGGGCATCGACCTCGAGGAGGTGCGGCGGCGGGCCGAGGAGTCCTTCGGTCCGGGGGCCCTGGAGCGCGGCCCGCGCCGCCGCCGGCTGTTCGGCCGGGGCGCGCCGTCGACGCACGTCCCCTTCGACCGCAGCGGCAAGAAGGTGCTGGAGGACTCCCTGCGGGCCGCTCTGTCGTTGCGCCACAAGACCATCGGGACCGAGCACCTGCTGCTGGCGATCCTGGGGCGCCCTGAGGGCGCGGCGGCGGGGGTGCTGCGGGCGGCGGGGGTGGATTTGGACCGGGAGACCGCCACCGAGCGGGTGCTGCGGGAGGTCCGCCGCTCGGCGTGA
- a CDS encoding helix-turn-helix domain-containing protein has product MSGPTDQELLVTRSTDPDPAVGLRAVAALRRLADRLEDLQVARARRLGWSWAEIAEALGVSKQAVHKKHSRRI; this is encoded by the coding sequence GTGAGCGGACCGACCGACCAGGAGCTGCTGGTCACGCGCAGCACCGATCCCGACCCCGCGGTGGGCCTGCGGGCCGTCGCGGCCCTGCGCCGCCTCGCCGACCGGCTGGAGGACCTCCAGGTCGCCCGGGCCCGCCGGCTGGGCTGGTCCTGGGCCGAGATCGCCGAGGCGCTGGGGGTCAGCAAGCAGGCCGTCCACAAGAAGCACTCCCGCCGGATCTGA
- a CDS encoding MFS transporter, which yields MTSAALGSDHPNTSASPWEPLRARAFRALWIASFVSNVGAWMQTVGAQWFLLDQHAGSTLVALVQSATSLPVFLLTLPAGVLAEFTNRRRMLLAVQSVQVLVTALLCLLTFGGHLTPTVLLLMTFLLGCGSAVQMPAYQALVPTLVPAGQVGAAASLSSLSVNLARAVGPAVAGLLVSRLGVGGLFALNGLTFAVFVVALVSARAAPGTGVRSGAHPRFVQGLQAGGRYVRHSPFVRRAVLRLVVFLVPANVLWALLPLVAQRRLGLGSAGYGLLLTAAGAGAVVGALLMPRLARALDPTARLVWSGAVFGVGMAVLGLGRSVPLAVVTLLPVGTAWIVVVAGLNSAVQASLPPWVRARALSIYQVVLFSATAASAAAWGLVAQRFGLPQAFCAAAVLLAAGSVSARWWRLREHPADAREVVDYWPSLEVGPVPAGAPGEPVVVEVRYEVAPDRWAQFLAAAGAVEESRRRTGALSWGLYRCVDEPGVLLEQFTVADWEDHLAQHRERLTRSDRQDQERLRALASRVDPARHLVHVPVR from the coding sequence ATGACGTCCGCGGCGCTCGGCAGCGACCACCCGAACACGTCGGCCTCCCCGTGGGAACCGTTGCGCGCCCGGGCTTTCCGGGCGCTGTGGATCGCCTCGTTCGTCAGCAACGTCGGCGCGTGGATGCAGACGGTGGGCGCGCAGTGGTTCCTGCTGGACCAGCACGCCGGGTCCACGCTCGTGGCTCTCGTGCAGAGCGCGACCAGCCTGCCGGTGTTCCTGCTGACGCTGCCCGCCGGGGTCCTCGCGGAGTTCACCAACCGCCGCCGGATGCTGCTGGCCGTGCAGTCCGTCCAGGTGCTGGTGACCGCGCTGCTGTGCCTGCTGACGTTCGGCGGTCACCTCACCCCGACCGTCCTGCTGCTCATGACGTTCCTGCTCGGGTGCGGTTCGGCGGTGCAGATGCCGGCCTACCAGGCGCTGGTCCCCACCCTCGTGCCCGCGGGGCAGGTCGGGGCGGCGGCCTCGCTGAGTTCCCTGTCCGTGAACCTGGCCCGCGCCGTGGGTCCCGCCGTCGCGGGGCTGCTGGTGAGCCGGCTGGGCGTGGGCGGGTTGTTCGCCCTCAACGGGCTGACGTTCGCCGTCTTCGTCGTGGCGCTGGTCAGCGCACGGGCGGCGCCCGGCACCGGGGTCCGCTCCGGCGCGCACCCGCGGTTCGTGCAGGGTCTGCAGGCGGGCGGGCGGTACGTGCGGCACAGCCCCTTCGTGCGCCGGGCGGTGCTGCGGCTGGTCGTGTTCCTCGTCCCGGCGAACGTGCTGTGGGCGCTGCTGCCGCTGGTGGCCCAGCGCCGCCTGGGGCTGGGGTCGGCCGGGTACGGCCTGCTGCTGACCGCCGCCGGGGCCGGGGCGGTGGTCGGGGCGCTGCTGATGCCCCGGCTGGCGCGGGCCCTGGACCCGACCGCGCGCCTGGTGTGGTCCGGGGCGGTGTTCGGGGTGGGGATGGCGGTGCTGGGGCTGGGCCGTTCGGTGCCGCTGGCGGTGGTGACCCTGCTGCCCGTGGGGACGGCGTGGATCGTGGTGGTCGCCGGGCTGAACTCGGCCGTGCAGGCGTCCCTGCCGCCGTGGGTGCGGGCCCGCGCGCTGTCGATCTACCAGGTGGTCCTGTTCAGCGCGACGGCCGCGAGCGCCGCGGCGTGGGGGCTCGTGGCGCAGCGGTTCGGCCTGCCGCAGGCGTTCTGCGCGGCGGCGGTGCTGCTGGCCGCGGGGTCGGTCAGCGCGCGCTGGTGGCGCCTGCGCGAGCACCCCGCGGACGCGCGGGAGGTCGTCGACTACTGGCCGTCCCTGGAGGTGGGCCCGGTCCCGGCGGGTGCGCCGGGGGAACCGGTGGTCGTGGAGGTCCGCTACGAGGTGGCGCCGGACCGGTGGGCGCAGTTCCTGGCCGCGGCCGGTGCGGTGGAGGAGTCCCGCCGGCGCACGGGTGCCCTGTCCTGGGGGCTGTACCGCTGCGTGGACGAACCGGGTGTCCTCCTCGAGCAGTTCACCGTCGCGGACTGGGAGGACCACCTGGCCCAGCACCGCGAGCGCCTGACGCGCAGCGACCGGCAGGACCAGGAGCGGTTGCGCGCGCTGGCGTCCCGCGTCGACCCGGCGCGCCACCTCGTGCACGTGCCCGTGCGCTGA
- a CDS encoding peptidase: protein MNRKLSTAAAVTAAVLLGGAGVATAAGPVTGTGTGTGAAGVPAATTIHFAHRATSASVSGTVGPGHDDRYVFDARAGQTAHLHLARSTSAQTWTLVGPTGPAVHDAHSPRQSDFTYRLPETGRYYVDIVSTRPSRYRLDLTIPTTTKPSTPSTTKPSTGKPDTGGTVVAEATKITFAPGRTRATVTATVGPQDRAAYTFAATKGQQARIQLAGSPTSTFTLTAPDGSPLHTGHSQNQSDVTLTLPVSGSYRIDLADDVRTGTQQLTLSIPRN, encoded by the coding sequence GTGAACCGCAAACTGTCCACCGCCGCCGCCGTCACCGCCGCCGTCCTGCTCGGCGGAGCCGGTGTGGCCACCGCCGCCGGACCGGTCACCGGCACCGGAACCGGCACCGGAGCCGCCGGCGTCCCGGCCGCCACCACCATCCACTTCGCCCACCGCGCCACCAGCGCCTCGGTCAGCGGCACGGTCGGCCCCGGCCACGACGACCGCTACGTCTTCGACGCCCGCGCCGGGCAGACCGCCCACCTCCACCTGGCCCGCTCCACCAGCGCCCAGACCTGGACCCTGGTCGGCCCCACCGGCCCAGCCGTCCACGACGCCCACAGCCCCCGCCAGTCCGACTTCACCTACCGCCTGCCCGAAACCGGGCGGTACTACGTCGACATCGTCTCGACCCGCCCCTCCCGCTACCGCCTGGACCTGACCATCCCCACCACCACCAAGCCCAGCACGCCCAGCACCACCAAGCCCAGCACCGGCAAGCCGGACACCGGTGGGACGGTCGTGGCCGAGGCCACGAAGATCACCTTCGCGCCCGGCCGCACCCGCGCCACGGTGACCGCGACGGTCGGCCCCCAGGACCGGGCCGCGTACACCTTCGCCGCCACGAAGGGCCAGCAGGCCCGGATCCAGCTGGCCGGCTCCCCGACGAGCACGTTCACGCTCACCGCCCCCGACGGGTCCCCGCTGCACACCGGCCACAGCCAGAACCAGTCCGACGTCACCCTCACCCTGCCGGTGAGCGGGTCGTACCGGATCGACCTGGCCGACGACGTGCGCACCGGGACCCAGCAGCTCACGCTGAGCATCCCCCGGAACTGA
- a CDS encoding Ohr family peroxiredoxin — MPTLYEATSTAWGGRDGRVTSSDDRLDLDLSVPRGLGGDDGPGTNPEQLFATGYAACFHSALKAVARARKVDVTDSAVSVTVGVTGSLAEGIDLTVAIEAQLPGVPEQTAHELLDAAHQMCPYSRATRGNVQQDVRLVSDED, encoded by the coding sequence GTGCCCACCCTGTACGAAGCCACCTCCACCGCCTGGGGCGGTCGCGACGGCCGCGTCACCTCCTCCGACGACCGCCTCGACCTGGACCTGTCCGTCCCCCGCGGCCTCGGTGGCGACGACGGCCCCGGCACCAACCCCGAGCAGCTGTTCGCCACCGGCTACGCGGCCTGCTTCCACAGCGCCCTCAAGGCCGTCGCCCGCGCCCGCAAGGTCGACGTCACCGACTCCGCCGTCTCGGTGACCGTCGGCGTCACCGGCAGCCTGGCCGAGGGCATCGACCTCACCGTCGCCATCGAGGCGCAGCTGCCCGGCGTCCCCGAGCAGACCGCGCACGAGCTCCTCGACGCCGCCCACCAGATGTGCCCCTACAGCCGGGCCACCCGCGGCAACGTCCAGCAGGACGTGCGCCTGGTGAGCGACGAGGACTGA
- a CDS encoding TetR/AcrR family transcriptional regulator C-terminal ligand-binding domain-containing protein, which yields MPAPARGRPRDRGIDARVLTAAVDELAEKGLAEFSVRAVAARAGVDRRGVHARWPDPEDLVVEALATLTANLEPPATGTLRGDLERLVPDIADALSGARRRVLQRCLDEVAVAPAVTRRFRRDHLDRCAAVVEDAFHRARRRGELTAATTPAQATEFLMGALLLRALSQGDEAVGATGRRTVLEHVLRLTAAAAPDGA from the coding sequence GTGCCAGCTCCCGCGCGAGGTCGCCCCCGGGACCGGGGGATCGACGCCCGCGTCCTGACCGCCGCCGTCGACGAGCTCGCCGAAAAGGGCCTGGCGGAGTTCAGCGTCCGCGCCGTCGCGGCCCGCGCCGGCGTCGACCGCCGCGGCGTGCACGCCCGCTGGCCCGACCCCGAGGACCTCGTCGTCGAGGCGCTCGCCACGCTCACGGCCAACCTGGAGCCCCCCGCGACGGGCACCCTGCGCGGCGACCTCGAACGCCTCGTCCCCGACATCGCGGACGCGCTGTCGGGGGCCCGGCGGCGGGTGCTGCAGCGCTGCCTCGACGAGGTCGCCGTCGCGCCCGCCGTCACCCGCCGCTTCCGCCGCGACCACCTCGACCGGTGCGCCGCCGTCGTCGAGGACGCCTTCCACCGCGCCCGCCGCCGGGGCGAGCTCACCGCGGCGACGACGCCCGCGCAGGCCACGGAGTTCCTCATGGGCGCCCTGCTGCTGCGGGCCCTCAGCCAGGGCGACGAGGCCGTCGGCGCCACCGGCCGGCGCACCGTCCTGGAGCACGTGCTGCGGCTGACGGCCGCGGCGGCCCCGGACGGGGCGTGA